The genomic stretch TCCCCCACGTCGAAGTCGTCGCGGACGCAGGCGGAGAAGCTCGTCTCCATTCCCGAAGACCTCGTGCTGGCGCCCCAGGTGGAGGCGCCGCGCCAGCCGACGGGGAAGGACCAGTCCCGGGGCCGCTCCGCGTCCAGCGGCGTGAAGGAGCTGACCTGGAAGGAGTTCGACCGCGCGGTCCAGCAACTGGCGGGTTCCATCCAGGAGACCTTTGAACCCCAGGTGGTCGTCGGCGTGGCCCACGGCGGCGTCTTCGTGGGCGGCGCGCTGGCGGGGGCGCTCGGTTGTCCGTTCTTCCCCGTGCGCATCAGTCGCCGCAGCAGGGACCGGGGCAGCTCCACGCCTCGCACCTCGAAAACGCCGCAGCTCGCTGGGGAGATGCCCGCGGAGCTGAAGGGCCGTCGCGTGTTGATTGTGGACGACGTGGCCTCCAGCGGTGACACGTTGGAGCTGGCCACCGCCCTGGCGCGCGAGGCGGGCGCGAAGAAGGTGGCCACCGCGTGCCTGATGACCAAGCCTGGTGGCTTCTCGCCGGACTACTCCGCGCTCTCCAGCGCCTCGCTCATGGTCTTCCCCTGGGACTACGAGCCTTCCACCGGCGACGCGCGCTTCGACGAGGACCCGGACAAGGCTGGCGCATGAGCCTTGGCGCGGTGACGCCATGATTGTCGGGACGGCGGGCCACATCGACCATGGCAAGACGTCCCTGGTGAAGGTGCTCACCGGCATCGACACCGACCGGCTCAAGGAAGAGAAGCGCCGCGGCATCACCCTGGAGCTGGGTTTCGCCCACCTGACGCTGGATGACGGCACCGTGGCCGGCGTGGTGGATGTTCCGGGCCACGAGCGCTTCGTGAAGGCCATGGCCGCCGGCGCCGGCGGCGTGGACATGGTGGTGCTGGTGGTGGCCGCGGACGAGGGCGTGATGCCCCAGACGCGCGAGCACCTGGACATCTGCCGGCTGCTGGGCGTGCGGGCCGGCGTCATCGCCCTCACCAAGTCGGACACGCTGGCGGAGCTGGGCCCGGAGTGGCGCGCGCTGGTGGAGGCCGACCTGGCCGCGCTCACCGTGGGGACCTTCCTGGAGTCGGTGCCCGTGGTGGCTTGCTCCGCCAGAACGGGGGAAGGGTTGGACGCGCTGCGCGCCGCGCTCACCCGGGCCGCGGAGGCGCTGCCCGAGCGGCCTTCGGAGGGGCCCGCCTTCCTGCCGGTGGATCGCGTGTTCACCATCAAGGGCTTTGGCACGGTGGTGACGGGCACGCTGCTGTCGGGAGCGCTGTCGGTGGATGACGCGGTATCGCTTCTGCCCGGACTGCCCGGTCCGCTGCGCGTGCGCGGGGTGCAGCGGCATGGCGACGCGGTGTCCGCCGTGGAGGCGGGACAGCGCGCGGCGGTGAACCTCACCGGCGTGGAGCCGGAGGCGTTGCACCGGGGCATGGTGCTGGTGCGCGCGGGCGAGCTGTCGGAGACGCGCATGCTCGACGTCGAGTTGACGCTGCTGCCCGCGGCTCCGTCCCCGTTGCCTCGTCGCTCGAAGCTGCTGCTGCACCTGGGCACCGCGCAGGTGGAGGCCACGGTGGCGCTGTTGGATGTGGAGCGACTGGAGCCCGGCGAGACGACGCTGGCGCAGCTGCGCCTGGGCACCTCCGTGGGTGCGTTGGTGGGCCAGCGCTTCATCCTGCGCGGCGCGCGAGCCCTTCCGGGACGAGGCGCCACGGTGGCGGGAGGCCGCATCCTGTCCATCTCCCCGCCGAAGCGGCGCAAAGGCGGCGCGTCGGCGGTGGTGCCCCTGCTGGAGGCGGACCCGGCGGGGCAGGTGGCCTGGCTGCTACGGCAGGCGGGCTATCGCGGGCTGACGCAGCCGGAGCTGTTCGGCCGCTCGGCGCTAGGGCCTCGGGTCCTCACGCGCGCGCTGGAGTTGTTGGGCGCGCGGGGCGGCGCGCTCCTCATCGACCGGGAGCGGCGGCTGTACCTCTCCGGCGATGTCTTCGAGGCGTTGCAGGGCCGCGCCCTGTCGCTGCTGGCCACCTTCCATGAGCGCGAGCCCCTGCGCGAAGGCCTGTCCCGCGAGGAGCTGCGGCGGCGGCTGTCCTCCGCGCTGGACGCGCGGGCGTTTCTGCGGGTGTTGCAGGTCCTGGTGGAAGGAGGCCGGGTGGAGTTGGAGCGGGACGTGGTGCGCCTCAAGGGGCGCGGCCGCACGTTGAGCCTGGGGGACACCGCCGCTCGGGCGCGGCTGGCGGCAGAGCTGTCCGCCGCGGCCCTGGCGCCTCCCTCGCTTCCCGAACTGGAGCAGAAGCTCCAGCTTCCCGCCTCCCGGCTGCGTGAGCTGTTGGGCGTCATGGTGGTGGAGGGGGCGGCGGTGCGCGTCTCGGAGGGCTTGTGGTTCGCGGCCGGGGCGCTGGCGTCCCTGCGCGAGCGCCTGGTTGCCCACCTGCGCGAGAAGAAGGAGATTACCACCCAGGATTTCAAGGAGATGGTGGGGCAAAGCCGCAAGTTCGTCATCCCCTTGTCCGAATACTTCGACCGGGAGAAGGTCACGCTCCGGGTAGGAGAGAAGCGGGTGCTGCGTCGCGGATGAGTACCAAGCGCTACAGCGAGGCGGAGCTTCGCGCCCTCATCGACACCTTCCGCAACCCCATGCTGGCGGTGGTGGATGGAGGGGTGCTCGTGGCCAATGACGCGTATGTCGCGTTGCTCGGCCTGCAACGCGCCCAGGTGGAGGGCCGCTCCGTCATGGACTTCATCCAGCCAGAGGACCGCAGCCGCGTGGTCGAGCGCTACTGGCGGGTGGAGGCCGGTGCGCCGCTCCATGAAGGCTCCCAGCTCTTCCAGGTCCCCTGCGCGGATGGCGTGGCGCGCGAGGTGGCCGTCACCGCGTCCCGCTTCGTGTTGGAGCGCGGGGGAGGGGGCCTGCTGCTCAACTGCGTGCCCATGGAGAACCGGCCGCCGGAGATGTCGGTGGCCGAGCGGCTGGTGGAGACGTCCGCGGGGCTGGTGTCCGCGCACTCGGAGAACGCCGTCCGCCGCGTCGCCTTGAAGGGACTGGAGGCCGCGGGCTTCCGGGCCCGGTTGCTGCGCTGGGAGGGCGAGGGCTTGCTGTCCCGGGACGGGGAGCCACTGCCGGAGGATGCGCGCCTGGGGCTGGAATCGCTCGCGGACGGGCGCCCCGTCTTCGGCGGCGCGGACCAGGCCGCTCCCAGCCACGTCTACCTGCCCGTGGGCGGCCCCCAGGCCGAGGTGCTGTGGGTGGAGGGCCAGTGGGTGGCGCCGCATCACGGCTCGGTGTTGATGCTCTTCGCCAAGGTGGTGGGCGCCGCGCTGGCGGACGCGCGCGTGCAGGCGGAGAGCGCGCGCAGTCGCTGGGAGATGGAAGCGGTGGCGCAGGTGGCGCGCTTCGTCGCGCAGCCGTCTCCACCCACGCAGGAGGACTTCCTGGAGCGCGTCGCGTCGCTGCTCCAGGCGGACGCCGCTGCGCTGCATCTCTCGACGCCTCCCGAAGTCACGCTGACGCTGTCCTCCCACGTGGGCTTTCAGGACACGGCGGACGCGCGCCGGCTCACAGGTGTTCTGTCGTGTGGCGCGGAGGGCGCGCTGTCCTCGTCCGCGGACGAGGCTCCACTGGCGGAGCAGTCCGGAGGGCGGTTGGGGGCGGGCGCGGCGGTGTGTCTGATTCGCGGCGGCGAGGTGTGCGGGATGCTCCAGGTGCTGCGCGCGCCGGGGAGGCCCTTCGACGAACGGGACCTGCGCCTGCTGGGCACGCTGTCTGAGTTGCTGGTGACGCTGCTGGAGCAGCGCCGGCTGCGGGCCGAGTCCTCGCGCCAGTTGGCCGAGACGCGCCTCTTGCTGGACCTGGCACGCACCACGTCCGGCGTGCTGGAGACGTCGAGCATCCTGGACGTGGCCGCCGACTTCCTCGTCCGCCTGCTGGACGTGTCCAACTGCTACATCCTGCTGTACGACGAGGGCGCCCGGCTGCTGCGCGGCGCCGCGGCCTCCATCGCGCACCGCGACTACTTCCGCACGGTGGTGCTGCCCCTCCATGGAGACGGCCTGGCGGCGCGCGTGGCGCGTGAGCGCAGGCCCATCGCGGTGGAGGACGTGTCCGCCGCGGACGGAGGCTTCAACCCGGAGCTCGCGCACCGCTTCGACGAGAAGGCACTGCTGGCGCTGCCGCTCACCTCGCGCGAGGAGCTCATCGGCGTGGTGGTGGTGGACGACACGCGGGGCCCGCGCGCCTTCGGTCCGGAGCTCATCGAGCTGGCGGAGGCCACGTGTGGCCAACTGGCGTTGTCCATCGCCAACGCGCGCCTGTACGAGTCACTGTGGGCCAGCTACGCGGAGCTGGCCGCCACGCGCGCGGAGATGGTGAAGCGCGAGCGGCTGGCCGCGCTGGGCGAGCTGTCCGCGATTGTCGCCCACGAGGTGCGCAACCCGCTGGGCGTCATCTTCAACGCGGTGGCCTCGCTGCGCCGGCTGTTGGTGCCGGGCGGCGACGCGGCCATGTTGCTGGACATCCTGGGGGAGGAGAGCGACCGGCTCAATCGCATCGTCGGCGACCTGCTGGACTACACGCGTCCCAGGGACCCGGTGCTCCAGCAGGAGGACCTGGGACGCGTGCTCCAGGATTCGCTGGAGGCCGCGCGGATGCAGGGCGGCGGCGCGGACCGCTCCATCCGCATCCAATCCGACGTGGAGCCCGGCCTGCCGCCGGTACCCATGGACCGTCGCCTCATCCGACAGGCGCTGGTCAACGTGGCGGTCAACGCCATCCAGTCCATGCCGCAGGGTGGACTCGTGCAGGTTCGCGCGCGCCGTGAAGCCCACGCGGGGCGCGAGCAGCTGCGCATCGACGTGGTGGACCAGGGCCCGGGCATCCCCGCCGAGCTGCTCCACCGCGTCTTCGAGCCGTTCTTCACCACCAAGGCCCAGGGCACCGGCCTGGGGCTGGCCGTCGTCAGGCGCATCCTCGAGGAGCACCGGGGCGAAATCGCCGTGGACAGCATCCCGGGGCGCGGTACCACCTTCACCTTCCGGCTGCCGTTCTCGCAGCCTCCGTCCTTCCCATGACCGACGCGAACACTCCGCCGACCCGAGGAAGGCTCCTCGTCGTGGACGACCAGCGCAACATGCGCGCCACCACCGCCCTGTTGCTGCGGGCGGAGAACTACACCGTCTTCGAGGCCGCCACCGGCGAGGAGGCCCTGGCCCAGCTCGCCAGCGGCAGCATCGACCTGCTGCTGACGGACCTGAAGATGGAGCCCATGGACGGGCTCACGCTCCTGCGGCGCGCGCTGGAGGTGGCACCCCGGCTCCAGGTCATCATGATGACGGCCTTCGGCTCCATCGAGAGCGCCGTGGAGGCCATGCGCCTGGGGGCCTACGACTACGTCACCAAGCCCTTCAAGGAGAGCGAGCTGCGCTACCGCGTGGAGCGCGCCCTGGAGCGCGCGCGCCTGCTGCGCGACGTGGACAACCTCACCACCGACTTCAACCAGCGCCACGGCTTGTCCGCCCTGGTGGGGCGCAGCTCCGCCATGCGCGAGCTCACCACGCGGCTGATGCGCGTGGCGCAGAGCGACGCCACCGTCCTCATCCAGGGCGAGAGCGGCACGGGCAAGGAGCTGGTGGCGCGCGCGCTCCATGCGCACAGCCGCCGCAAGGCCCGCTCCTTCGTGCCCGTCAACTGCGCGGCCATCAGCGAGTCATTGCTGGAGAGTGAGCTGTTCGGCCACGCCAAGGGCGCCTTCACCGGCGCGGTGAAGTCCCGCCGGGGCCTCTTCGAGGAGGCGGACGGCGGCACGCTCTTCATCGACGAGGTGACGGAGACCAGCCCCACCTTCCAGTCCAAGCTGCTGCGCGCGCTGCAAGAGGGAGAGGTCCGCCGCGTCGGTGAGTCCACCGCGCTGCGCGTGGATGTGCGCATCGTCGCCGCCACCAACCGGGACATCGAGCTGGAGGTGCGCGACAAGCGCTTCCGGCAGGACCTCTACTACCGCCTCAACGTGGTGGCCCTCCGCGTGCCGCCATTGCGCGAGCGCCTGGAGGACGTGCCCGCGCTGGCGGAGCACTTCCTGGAGCGGGCCAATGCCCGCAGCCCCAACCCCAAGCGCCTGTCCGCCGCCGCCGTGGCACACCTGATGAGCTACGGCTTCCCCGGCAACGTGCGCGAGCTGGAGAACCTGGTGGAGCAGGCCGCAGCGCTCGCGGAGGGCGATGAGCTGCTGCCCGAGGACTTCCCCGTGCGGCAGGGCCGCATGACGCCGGCCCATGGCACCCCCAGCGTCGCCTTCCTGGACGGGCAGGGCGGGGCGCTCGGGCGCAACGCCAGCGCGGGGCCCACGCTGGCCCAGGTGGTGGAGGAGGCGGAGCGCCACGCCATCACCCAAGCCCTGGAGCGGCACGGGGTGGACCTGGCGCGCGTCGCCGATGAACTCGGCGTTTCCTCCACCACCCTCTGGCGGAAGATGAAGCGGCTCAACCTGCGTCCGCCCAGCGAACTGGCCCGGGAATAGCCCTGGAGTCGGGGGAAGGCTCACCCATGTAACTTTCCCGCGGCCATGGATTCAGATCCGAAATGGACGGGTTCATAGGTGAAAAAGGCAAGTGTCTGAATTTACTCGTCTTTTTCACTTCTGAAACTCCATTGCAGCCATGAAATGGAGCGGTGGGGCAGGGGGAGCGTCAGTTAGTTCTTCAAGTGCTTGAGAAAACTAGAGTTTCTCCCCGCGAGGCGGCTGGCACGGCGACTGCTAAAGGAACACGCGGGACACATCGAAGCGAGGCTGAAGGCGGTTCCCCCCCACCCCTTCAGCACTTCCGGTGAGTCACCTTGAGAAGACCCGCGGCCCGGCACCTCTTTGGGGTGTCGGGCCGCCTTCTTTTCCGCGTCTGTAAGCCGAGCCAGTTCGCGACGAAGGGAAGCGCAGGTGGGTTCAACTGAATCTCAGTGGGTGCTGCGTCCTGGCCGGCCGGAAGACCACGCTGTCTTCGCCCGGCTCTTTCTTGAACTTGGGGTGGATGATCCCCCTCCCTCCGAGCCCGTGTGGGCGGCGGAACTCGCCCGACTCTCCCTGGTTGCGGAGGGCCCCCAGGGCGTGGCGGCCTATTCCGTGATGAAGGCCCTGGGGGACTTCGGGTTCGTGTTGCAGTTGGTGGTGGCGCCGTCCGCCCGGGGGCAGGGCCTGGGGCGCCGGATGATGTCGCACCTGGCCAACCACCTGCGCGCACAAGGATGTACCCGCTGGGGCCTCAACGTGAAGCGGGACAACGTGCCCGCGCTCGCGCTCTACACCTCGCTGGGCATGCGGCCGGCGCGCGAGGCCACCACGTTGCGGGTGACGCGGGCGCACCTGGCGGCGCTCCCCCCCGCGTCACCGGACGGGGCCGTGGTGCCGGTGTCGCTGGAGGACTGCGGCGCGCTGACGGAGGCCTTCGGGATGATTCCCGGCAAACTGGCGGGCTTCGCGGCCAGTGACTCGCACCGGCTGCTGGGGCTCGTCGACCCCCAAACACCTGCACGCCGGTGGTTGGGGATGATGGACCTGCGCGCCTCCATGCCTCTCTTGTATCCCTTCTTCGCGGTGTCTCCCGCGCATGCGCGGACCCTGCTCGAAGATGCCTTCGCGCGCCTGGGTGAGAGCGTGTCCTCGCTGAATGTCTCGGTGACGGATGACGCGCCTCTGGTTCACCTGCTCCGCGAAGCGGGAGCACAGACGCGCCTCGATACGCTGGAGCTTCGCGGCCCACTGGTGGACGCGGCGCCCTGACTCACACGGGCGCTGAAAACACGACGCCCGCCCGAGCACGAAGCCGGGGCGGGCGGGGTGTGACGGCGGAGCCGGAAGCTACTGGCCGAAGATGCTGCTGGCCTGCTCCAGCCAGCCCATGATGGGACCGGGGATGATGCCCAGAATCACGACCGCCGCGGTGGACAGCACCAGCGCCAGCTCGGTGGACCAGCTCTTCTCGAGCGCCTGCGCGCCCTCCGGCACCGGCCGCATGAACATGTAGACCACCACGCGCAGGTAGTAATAGATGCCCACCGCGCTGGAGAGCACGCCGACGATGGTGAGGCCGATGAGGCCCGCGTCCACGGCCGCCTGGAAGATGAGCAGCTTGCTCATGAAGCCGATGGTGGGCGGGATGCCACCCAGCGACAGCATGAAGGCC from Myxococcus xanthus encodes the following:
- a CDS encoding phosphoribosyltransferase, translating into MATKRQSKPTEKASSKKSPTSKSSRTQAEKLVSIPEDLVLAPQVEAPRQPTGKDQSRGRSASSGVKELTWKEFDRAVQQLAGSIQETFEPQVVVGVAHGGVFVGGALAGALGCPFFPVRISRRSRDRGSSTPRTSKTPQLAGEMPAELKGRRVLIVDDVASSGDTLELATALAREAGAKKVATACLMTKPGGFSPDYSALSSASLMVFPWDYEPSTGDARFDEDPDKAGA
- the selB gene encoding selenocysteine-specific translation elongation factor; amino-acid sequence: MIVGTAGHIDHGKTSLVKVLTGIDTDRLKEEKRRGITLELGFAHLTLDDGTVAGVVDVPGHERFVKAMAAGAGGVDMVVLVVAADEGVMPQTREHLDICRLLGVRAGVIALTKSDTLAELGPEWRALVEADLAALTVGTFLESVPVVACSARTGEGLDALRAALTRAAEALPERPSEGPAFLPVDRVFTIKGFGTVVTGTLLSGALSVDDAVSLLPGLPGPLRVRGVQRHGDAVSAVEAGQRAAVNLTGVEPEALHRGMVLVRAGELSETRMLDVELTLLPAAPSPLPRRSKLLLHLGTAQVEATVALLDVERLEPGETTLAQLRLGTSVGALVGQRFILRGARALPGRGATVAGGRILSISPPKRRKGGASAVVPLLEADPAGQVAWLLRQAGYRGLTQPELFGRSALGPRVLTRALELLGARGGALLIDRERRLYLSGDVFEALQGRALSLLATFHEREPLREGLSREELRRRLSSALDARAFLRVLQVLVEGGRVELERDVVRLKGRGRTLSLGDTAARARLAAELSAAALAPPSLPELEQKLQLPASRLRELLGVMVVEGAAVRVSEGLWFAAGALASLRERLVAHLREKKEITTQDFKEMVGQSRKFVIPLSEYFDREKVTLRVGEKRVLRRG
- a CDS encoding ATP-binding protein, whose protein sequence is MSTKRYSEAELRALIDTFRNPMLAVVDGGVLVANDAYVALLGLQRAQVEGRSVMDFIQPEDRSRVVERYWRVEAGAPLHEGSQLFQVPCADGVAREVAVTASRFVLERGGGGLLLNCVPMENRPPEMSVAERLVETSAGLVSAHSENAVRRVALKGLEAAGFRARLLRWEGEGLLSRDGEPLPEDARLGLESLADGRPVFGGADQAAPSHVYLPVGGPQAEVLWVEGQWVAPHHGSVLMLFAKVVGAALADARVQAESARSRWEMEAVAQVARFVAQPSPPTQEDFLERVASLLQADAAALHLSTPPEVTLTLSSHVGFQDTADARRLTGVLSCGAEGALSSSADEAPLAEQSGGRLGAGAAVCLIRGGEVCGMLQVLRAPGRPFDERDLRLLGTLSELLVTLLEQRRLRAESSRQLAETRLLLDLARTTSGVLETSSILDVAADFLVRLLDVSNCYILLYDEGARLLRGAAASIAHRDYFRTVVLPLHGDGLAARVARERRPIAVEDVSAADGGFNPELAHRFDEKALLALPLTSREELIGVVVVDDTRGPRAFGPELIELAEATCGQLALSIANARLYESLWASYAELAATRAEMVKRERLAALGELSAIVAHEVRNPLGVIFNAVASLRRLLVPGGDAAMLLDILGEESDRLNRIVGDLLDYTRPRDPVLQQEDLGRVLQDSLEAARMQGGGADRSIRIQSDVEPGLPPVPMDRRLIRQALVNVAVNAIQSMPQGGLVQVRARREAHAGREQLRIDVVDQGPGIPAELLHRVFEPFFTTKAQGTGLGLAVVRRILEEHRGEIAVDSIPGRGTTFTFRLPFSQPPSFP
- a CDS encoding sigma-54-dependent transcriptional regulator, which encodes MTDANTPPTRGRLLVVDDQRNMRATTALLLRAENYTVFEAATGEEALAQLASGSIDLLLTDLKMEPMDGLTLLRRALEVAPRLQVIMMTAFGSIESAVEAMRLGAYDYVTKPFKESELRYRVERALERARLLRDVDNLTTDFNQRHGLSALVGRSSAMRELTTRLMRVAQSDATVLIQGESGTGKELVARALHAHSRRKARSFVPVNCAAISESLLESELFGHAKGAFTGAVKSRRGLFEEADGGTLFIDEVTETSPTFQSKLLRALQEGEVRRVGESTALRVDVRIVAATNRDIELEVRDKRFRQDLYYRLNVVALRVPPLRERLEDVPALAEHFLERANARSPNPKRLSAAAVAHLMSYGFPGNVRELENLVEQAAALAEGDELLPEDFPVRQGRMTPAHGTPSVAFLDGQGGALGRNASAGPTLAQVVEEAERHAITQALERHGVDLARVADELGVSSTTLWRKMKRLNLRPPSELARE
- a CDS encoding GNAT family N-acetyltransferase, which produces MDDPPPSEPVWAAELARLSLVAEGPQGVAAYSVMKALGDFGFVLQLVVAPSARGQGLGRRMMSHLANHLRAQGCTRWGLNVKRDNVPALALYTSLGMRPAREATTLRVTRAHLAALPPASPDGAVVPVSLEDCGALTEAFGMIPGKLAGFAASDSHRLLGLVDPQTPARRWLGMMDLRASMPLLYPFFAVSPAHARTLLEDAFARLGESVSSLNVSVTDDAPLVHLLREAGAQTRLDTLELRGPLVDAAP